The Cervus elaphus chromosome 20, mCerEla1.1, whole genome shotgun sequence genomic interval CTTGTTGTCTTTCTCCAGAGTGAGAGAGCAACTGAGTCAGAAGCTGCAGTGTCTTTTAAGACCTCATCTCAGACATGACACACCCACCACTGCCACTGTATTCTATCATCACTCAGCCCAGCCCTGGTCCTACACGAGAAGGGACTACATAGGGTGTGAACACTAGGGGGTGGGAGATGCTGGGAAGTCACCTTAGAGGCTGGCTCCCACctggtatttttctttcaaagtgagggaggaaaaaaaaatgagggagggTTTTCTTCGTATCTGCTGACTGTAGCAGATACATAAACCTACCTAAACCAATCACTCGCAAGGGGGCTGGGACCATCGATTACAATCCCGATGCACCCCTGGGCTTAGGAGCCACCTCTGCTGAAGTACATAGTGGGATCCAGGAGGAAGACTGCCACCTGCACAAAATCAGGACTCTGGAATGAGGAAGGGGCAATGGGAATGGATGTTGAGAGGTCTCCTGTGTCCCTGATGCTCACTGCTAGACTGTCGACTCCAAGAGAACAGAGACCcatgtcttttcttcctccttgcaTCCCTGGCATAGAGCTCACTGCCTAGTATAGAGTAGATGTAACCatttttgctaaatgaatgaatgaaagacaaAATGGAAGGCCGCCAGCAGGACCTCGGGGACTGGTTACCAAGTAGGACTGGATATCCGCAGGCTACTGGGTCCTCAAGTTCTTCTCAGAACTCAGGAGGATGCCTGCTCCCAACCCCAGTGGCAGCCCTAAGGACAGACGGGACTGGCAGAATTATTCTCACTTTATTTCTGGAGAAATTTGATCAGATGCAGTAACACTGATTCCAGGCGAGGGCAGGGGGCACGGGTACCCCTAAAGCAACCAATATCCTGTGGCCCAAGGTGCCCCCCATCCCCAGACCTGGGTTCCCCCTCAGTTACAGTTAAATAGAGGGAGGAAGCTCTCCCCAGGGAGTCTTGGGAGGGTCTGCCTCCTGCACCCGCCCCCTCCACGCCGAGGGGTCTGAGCACAAGCTATTTACAGTATTCACATCCACTGTACCCCACCAAACCAAGGCAAATACTACAGGTGGCTCTTCCCCATGGGAGGAAGCCAGAGAGgctgtgagtgtatgtgtgtgtatgggggtgtCCGCGCGTGTGAGCACACGAATGCACTGAGGGGTAGGGTCTGGCTCCAGCCAAAGAGACATCAGTCTATAAGGTGCAGGTTAAAAATAACAGAGAGGACCCAACCCCCAGGGGCCCAGGCCACTTCCGGCTTTGTTCTGTCTCCTCTTCCAGACACCGTGGTAGATGATGCAGGGGAGCCCGCATAGCTGTGCCTGGATCCGAGGTGACCCCTTACAGGACTTCTGGGGAAAAGAGCAGGAGGTAACAGTCAGGGCAAACCAGGCTCCAAGCCCAGAACCAGGCTGGGGGTCTTCTCGGCAGAGCTCGAGAGGGCCTCTGATGGAGCTGGGAGAAGAAAGGGCTGGGCGGAGGAGGCCAGGGAAGGCTGCTGGGAGCTAGAGATGCAGGTCCCAGAGAAAGGGATCCCTACCTGTGACCTGCGGGGGCTGCACCACAGCTTTCTTGAGGAAGGCTTCTGCCTCTGCAAAGGGCAGGAGAGCCTCTGGCGTCCGGCCCAGACTCTTGTCCCCAGAGGGTCCCTTAGGTGAGAAGCCGTTCTCCTGGTGCGCTGGCAGAGGCTGCAGCCCATTCACCAGGGACCCTGGCGACTCCTTGTTTGGCAGGCTGTGGATGCAGAGGCCAACGCTCAGCCCGCTCCCATGGCGGTACAGCCCAGGCGCCCTACGGTTTCCAGCCTGACCCTGCCTCCCTGCTCCTGGGCCCTGCGCTTGGGAGCTGGTACCTCCACTGAGGCTCCTGGGGGGCCAGCTCCTCTTTCTGCAGCTCCGAGGGCCGAGCCTCCACAGCTTTCGCAGGGTCTATCCCTGGGAAGGAATGGTCATCAgttaggggtgggggagaggctgagggctggggctggagaggaggggaACAGGCCTTTACCTGGGCTGGAATTGTTGGCCGTCGCCTCCTTTCTGTCCTGCTTCTGCTTTGAAGAGGAAGAGCAGTCAGGCTCAAGGGGATCCCTGGCCCCACCCGACTGGGCCGCTGAATtcttctctccaccccaccccccacccccctgcccagaTCCTGGACAGCCTCGCTCCTCCACCCTGAATGCCTTTCCGcgacctcccttccttcctcaccGGACCTCCACTCCCAACACCGCTCTTGGGGGCATCCTGACCTTGGTTTCAGCAGCTTCTGACTTCCGAGTTCTCTTCATGATCTCCTCCAGGCGCTGTTCGGAAAGAAGCCCCACTCCGGTTAGGCCCAAGCCCGGCCCTAATCCTCGACCTCCCACCAGCTAGCCCTGGTCCTGGAGTCTCGGGGGCCCTTCAAGCTCACACCAGTTCTTTCCAGGCCAGGAAGCTGATCTCGCCCCCACTGCCTCTCGACCTAACCCTCTGCAACCTAGGCAgcgccccctcccagccccactaGCGCCTCTAAAGAAGTGCGGACCGAGCCGGGGGCTGTTCCCACTCACGACTCGGCCAGCTGCTCGCAGTACCTTTCTGCGCTCTTGCCGCTCCTGCTCCTCCCGCTGGAAGTGCTTTTCCCGCTCCAGACGCTGTCGCTCCGCCTCTTCTCTGGACCGAGCTTCGGCCTCCTCTTTCTGCCAAAGACCCCCCCGGGGCCCCGGGAGCCTTAGGCGGCCGGCCTCCGGCGGTCCCTTCCAGCCGGCCCCCGACCCGCCACCAGGAGGCGCCCGCGCCCCGGCCCGCGGGGGCACCTGCTTCTGCAGCCgctcctgctcctcctgctcGGCCTGCGCCTTCTCCCGAGCCTCCTGCTCCTCGCGTCTCCGGGCCTCCGCCTCCCGTTCCGCCCGGGCCTCGGCCTCCCGAGCCAGCTGCTCTTCTCGCATTCGCCTGGGGGACACAGGAGGCTCAGGCTCATGCCCGGCTTTTTCTCCAGCCCCGTAAAGGCCTCCTCGGTCCCCGAGGGCGTGCTCACTTGTCCCTTTCGGCCTGCAGCCTCCGCTCCTGTTCCTCCCGCTCCCGCTGCTCCCGGGCCTGGCGCCGCTTCTCAGCCAGGAGCCGAGTGGCCTCTTCTCGGTCCGTGGTGCCAGCCATGGGTTTGCTAGGAGTCACCGggggagcaggggctgggggtgaggtCAGGACAGCTGTCTCTGGAGCGGGATGCGGAACCAGGAGTCAGCATGCACCGACCAGCCCAGACCCCTCCATCACTtcccatcccccccacctccATACCCCTGTGGCTTGCTGGACCTCAGGGCGACCCCAGCGGCCCACCCACCCAGCCTCTGCCACCGACTCCGAGCACTGAGGTCCTGGTCTCTGGCAGGCACCTCCTCTTTCCTACATCCACTCCCCGAGGCGTCTCTGGCAGCCCGCACCGCTGACCACCTCCCACTCACAGGCAAAGCTGGCTTCTCTGCCCTGCCCACCTTTTGgcctcttctctccctgcccaCCTGCAGGGATCTCTGTGGGCTGCTCtttctggggctgggctggggtgggtgaGGGCACAGGCGAGGGGGCCGGTGAGGCCAGGGCTGCAGGCTCCCTCTCGTCACTGGCCTTGCCCTTGCTCTGGGTCTTGTCCTCAGGCCCCACCACACTGGGGCTCTCCTTTGCCTCGTCCTTCCTCCGAACTCGCCCCTTGGGTGATGCAGTGGTGCCTCGGGGGGATGGTGGTTTTGGGGGCAGAGCATGACCTGGCCCTGGGCTGAGGCAGGGGGAGGCAGGCCTGTGCCAGGTTGTGGAGGGAGAGGATGGCCGGGCCTTGGATTTGGGActgagaggaaaaagaagagttAGACCTCGAGGGCACAgagtgtccacacacacacacacacacacacacactctttgagCATGTCACTTTCCTGGGGAAGTGTCCTCCCAGGTTTGGTCAGCACCCCCACCTCATGTGCTCTCACACAAACATAATTTAGTGTATATATCCCAGTTTGTAATTACATATTCATTTGTGATTCTTTGACTCCTGTTTGTTTCCCCAAGAGCCAGTAAGATTACTAAGAGCAAGGAGGCCTGGTTTGGCTCAGGGAAGTGTGCTCGGCACCCAGAACACAGTACCTGGCAAGACCATTCTTTTGTCCAGCATGTATTTCTTGAGTGCTTACCAGGCACTGGTTCTATGTGTAAGGGTACTTCAGTGACCAAaacactccagaaaaataaaaaattctgttcTCAAGGAGCTTTCTTTCTAGAGGTGGGTTgttgtttattcgctaagtcGTTTgggattcttgcgaccccatggactgtagcctgccaggctcctctacagCAACACATATTTATGAATGAATGGCTGGCAAATATGCATGACACATATTTATGAATGAATGGCTGGCGAGCTGGCCTGGCCGTAGCAGGCCTTGCCCCATTGTCGGGCCCACCTGTGCTCTGCGTTGCCAGCGGAGAGGCGTGGGCGCAGAGAAGCAGGCAGCGACTGGCGCTTCTTGAGGCTGCGCTCCCGGGCCAGGGCACTCTTCTCCTTCTCGTTTTCCCGCTCCTtgtccttcttctcctttttctgcaCCTGGGGAGGAGGGTTAAGGAGAGCAGGGAGAGGGGAAACAGAGGTCAGAGGCGCCCAAGCTCCCCAGCACAGGAACCGGGTCCCCACCTGCGCCGCCAGCCACTCACCGGCGAGGCCTCGGGCCGGAGGCGAGCCGGGGCGGGGCTGCCCCCGGCGCTGGCCTTGCGGCGATCCCCGCGCTCCCCGGCGGGGGCGCAGCGGTGCCCGCTTCGGGGGGCGCTGCACGGCGTCAGCGGGCTGGCGGAGGCTGAGCGCGGGCACAGTGGCACGGCTGCGGAGGGATGACTGCGGTCGGGGCGCGGTCCACTGGCGTGGCtggcccctgccccgcccctcgaGGGGGCTCTCCCAGGGCCGCGGCCCCTACCCTGGTCCCGGCCGTTTCGGGGCAGTGTGACCGCACTGCGACTCCGtgccaggaaggagagggtgggcgTCATCAGACGGTCCACGATGCTGCTctcccacgggcttagttgcagGCTGCGATCTAGGGGGAGAATGCCGGGAGAAGCAGGTTACTGCAGGGCTAGAGTGGGCGAGCAGAGGCATCCGGAACATCCGGCCAGGTACATCCCCACGCGGAGCCCAAGGAGTCTCAGACTCTCCCCCTAGTCATGGAGGTTACACTTGTCCGCCCTGGGGTCTGACCTCGACCGCAGACCCAGGCAACAAGACGCTTCCCATGGCAACCTCCTGCAGGGCTAGAGAGGTCCCTCCTACCTCTCTCCCCAGGTGAAAGGGCACTGAACTATGATTATAGAGAGGAGACAGCCAAGGTTGGTGATGTACCCAGTTGCCAACTTCTATGTCCCATTATAGGgctctgctcctcctgccctcagagtGCTGGCCTAGGGAGGCATTGCCCGcagccccccctccccgccccccacggGATTTGGGACAGTGAGGGCCCTTGTGCTCCTCTGACTGAGAAGAGGCCCAGCTTTTGTGTCTCCCATGCCAGGGAGAGGCTGCTAGGGGGCCTGGCTGCCCCGGGGCCACCCTGCTCTGTCCCCTCAGCTGCTGGGTTATTTTTAAGCTTCAGTCAGGTGGGGTTGGTAACAGCAGCTGATTTCGTTGCTGGGCAACAGAGCAACCAAATAAAAGCTGGAGAAACTTATAAATAACTCCTACCATGGCCCCTTCACTTGTGACATCACGGCATGGTGGGAACGCAGGGGCTGCGCTACCCTGGGTGGCCACGAGTCTGGAACCAGCCAAGGCCATGGCTGGGGCTCTgaaggcagagagggcagggctgcGTGGGCCCTCCAGGGTGGAGGCAGAATAAGAGGGCTCCTGCATACACAGCACCCAGGCTCGTCGGCTACTCCCGGGCAAGGCCACCTGCCTGAGGCTGGCCTAGGCCAGCTGGCTGTGGTTGGAGATGAGGCTGCCGGCCCattcccaccctccacccccactctcATCCCCACCTGCTCCTGAGGCTCTAGCCAGGCTCTCTGCCTGCTGGGTCACTGCCCTCTGTTCTCCCCTGTGGGCACCTCTGTTCTCAGGACCCAGATGCAAATGCCGGCTCCCCCGAGGGGTACACAACCCCAAGCGGGGTTGAGTGGGGGTGGAGACCTGGGGTGTGTGAGGGCTCCTGGGACCTGAGGTTTTTGCTGAGCTCTGGAAGAGGCTACCAGGAGGGGACTACAAGGAGCTCTGGAGGAAGGAGGGCTGGGCCTTCTCTTACTTCTACTGGGGGAGTTCCAGAGCGTGGCAGAGGACTTTGAGAGCCGCTTGTTGATTATAGAGTCCACGTGTTTGGGCAGGTTTACTGCCGACACGGAGCACCTGCTCCCACCTGGAGGGGAAAAGACACGGCATTAGGGCCGGGCCGGACGGGAGCCAGGGGGGGCACTGAGGCCTTCCATGCAGGATGCTCCGCGGgcagggtgggagagggaggagtGGGCAGGCTAGGGAG includes:
- the MAP7D1 gene encoding MAP7 domain-containing protein 1 isoform X4 — its product is MESGSRSEPGTGAAPVMAARTPPEPRPSPEGDPSPPPPPPPMSTLVPDTPPDTPPAMKNTTSPKQLPLEPESPPEMVGPRPDPQQEESPSSEVKTRGPTPPATGPRDARPPRRSSQPSPPAAPASDSPPTKQDVKKAGERHKLAKERREERAKYLAAKKAVWLEKEEKAKALREKQLQERRRRLEEQRLKAEQRRAALEERQRQKLEKNKERYEAAIQRSVKKTWAEIRQQRWSWAGALHHSSPGRKTSGSRCSVSAVNLPKHVDSIINKRLSKSSATLWNSPSRNRSLQLSPWESSIVDRLMTPTLSFLARSRSAVTLPRNGRDQGRGRGPGRAPSRGGAGASHASGPRPDRSHPSAAVPLCPRSASASPLTPCSAPRSGHRCAPAGERGDRRKASAGGSPAPARLRPEASPVQKKEKKDKERENEKEKSALARERSLKKRQSLPASLRPRLSAGNAEHSPKSKARPSSPSTTWHRPASPCLSPGPGHALPPKPPSPRGTTASPKGRVRRKDEAKESPSVVGPEDKTQSKGKASDEREPAALASPAPSPVPSPTPAQPQKEQPTEIPAETAVLTSPPAPAPPVTPSKPMAGTTDREEATRLLAEKRRQAREQREREEQERRLQAERDKRMREEQLAREAEARAEREAEARRREEQEAREKAQAEQEEQERLQKQKEEAEARSREEAERQRLEREKHFQREEQERQERRKRLEEIMKRTRKSEAAETKQKQDRKEATANNSSPGIDPAKAVEARPSELQKEELAPQEPQWSLPNKESPGSLVNGLQPLPAHQENGFSPKGPSGDKSLGRTPEALLPFAEAEAFLKKAVVQPPQVTEVL
- the MAP7D1 gene encoding MAP7 domain-containing protein 1 isoform X13, whose amino-acid sequence is MESGSRSEPGTGAAPVMAARTPPEPRPSPEGDPSPPPPPPPMSTLVPDTPPDTPPAMKNTTSPKQLPLEPESPPEMVGPRPDPQQEESPSSEVKTRGPTPPATGPRDARPPRRSSQPSPPAAPASDSPPTKQDVKKAGERHKLAKERREERAKYLAAKKAVWLEKEEKAKALREKQLQERRRRLEEQRLKAEQRRAALEERQRQKLEKNKERYEAAIQRSVKKTWAEIRQQRWSWAGALHHSSPGHRSLQLSPWESSIVDRLMTPTLSFLARSRSAVTLPRNGRDQAVPLCPRSASASPLTPCSAPRSGHRCAPAGERGDRRKASAGGSPAPARLRPEASPVQKKEKKDKERENEKEKSALARERSLKKRQSLPASLRPRLSAGNAEHSPKSKARPSSPSTTWHRPASPCLSPGPGHALPPKPPSPRGTTASPKGRVRRKDEAKESPSVVGPEDKTQSKGKASDEREPAALASPAPSPVPSPTPAQPQKEQPTEIPAETAVLTSPPAPAPPVTPSKPMAGTTDREEATRLLAEKRRQAREQREREEQERRLQAERDKRMREEQLAREAEARAEREAEARRREEQEAREKAQAEQEEQERLQKQKEEAEARSREEAERQRLEREKHFQREEQERQERRKRLEEIMKRTRKSEAAETKKQDRKEATANNSSPGIDPAKAVEARPSELQKEELAPQEPQWSLPNKESPGSLVNGLQPLPAHQENGFSPKGPSGDKSLGRTPEALLPFAEAEAFLKKAVVQPPQVTEVL
- the MAP7D1 gene encoding MAP7 domain-containing protein 1 isoform X12, whose protein sequence is MESGSRSEPGTGAAPVMAARTPPEPRPSPEGDPSPPPPPPPMSTLVPDTPPDTPPAMKNTTSPKQLPLEPESPPEMVGPRPDPQQEESPSSEVKTRGPTPPATGPRDARPPRRSSQPSPPAAPASDSPPTKQDVKKAGERHKLAKERREERAKYLAAKKAVWLEKEEKAKALREKQLQERRRRLEEQRLKAEQRRAALEERQRQKLEKNKERYEAAIQRSVKKTWAEIRQQRWSWAGALHHSSPGHRSLQLSPWESSIVDRLMTPTLSFLARSRSAVTLPRNGRDQAVPLCPRSASASPLTPCSAPRSGHRCAPAGERGDRRKASAGGSPAPARLRPEASPVQKKEKKDKERENEKEKSALARERSLKKRQSLPASLRPRLSAGNAEHSPKSKARPSSPSTTWHRPASPCLSPGPGHALPPKPPSPRGTTASPKGRVRRKDEAKESPSVVGPEDKTQSKGKASDEREPAALASPAPSPVPSPTPAQPQKEQPTEIPAGGQGEKRPKETAVLTSPPAPAPPVTPSKPMAGTTDREEATRLLAEKRRQAREQREREEQERRLQAERDKRMREEQLAREAEARAEREAEARRREEQEAREKAQAEQEEQERLQKQKEEAEARSREEAERQRLEREKHFQREEQERQERRKRLEEIMKRTRKSEAAETKQKQDRKEATANNSSPGIDPAKAVEARPSELQKEELAPQEPQWSLPNKESPGSLVNGLQPLPAHQENGFSPKGPSGDKSLGRTPEALLPFAEAEAFLKKAVVQPPQVTEVL
- the MAP7D1 gene encoding MAP7 domain-containing protein 1 isoform X8, which produces MESGSRSEPGTGAAPVMAARTPPEPRPSPEGDPSPPPPPPPMSTLVPDTPPDTPPAMKNTTSPKQLPLEPESPPEMVGPRPDPQQEESPSSEVKTRGPTPPATGPRDARPPRRSSQPSPPAAPASDSPPTKQDVKKAGERHKLAKERREERAKYLAAKKAVWLEKEEKAKALREKQLQERRRRLEEQRLKAEQRRAALEERQRQKLEKNKERYEAAIQRSVKKTWAEIRQQRWSWAGALHHSSPGHRSLQLSPWESSIVDRLMTPTLSFLARSRSAVTLPRNGRDQGRGRGPGRAPSRGGAGASHASGPRPDRSHPSAAVPLCPRSASASPLTPCSAPRSGHRCAPAGERGDRRKASAGGSPAPARLRPEASPVQKKEKKDKERENEKEKSALARERSLKKRQSLPASLRPRLSAGNAEHSPKSKARPSSPSTTWHRPASPCLSPGPGHALPPKPPSPRGTTASPKGRVRRKDEAKESPSVVGPEDKTQSKGKASDEREPAALASPAPSPVPSPTPAQPQKEQPTEIPAGGQGEKRPKETAVLTSPPAPAPPVTPSKPMAGTTDREEATRLLAEKRRQAREQREREEQERRLQAERDKRMREEQLAREAEARAEREAEARRREEQEAREKAQAEQEEQERLQKQKEEAEARSREEAERQRLEREKHFQREEQERQERRKRLEEIMKRTRKSEAAETKQKQDRKEATANNSSPGIDPAKAVEARPSELQKEELAPQEPQWSLPNKESPGSLVNGLQPLPAHQENGFSPKGPSGDKSLGRTPEALLPFAEAEAFLKKAVVQPPQVTEVL
- the MAP7D1 gene encoding MAP7 domain-containing protein 1 isoform X3 produces the protein MESGSRSEPGTGAAPVMAARTPPEPRPSPEGDPSPPPPPPPMSTLVPDTPPDTPPAMKNTTSPKQLPLEPESPPEMVGPRPDPQQEESPSSEVKTRGPTPPATGPRDARPPRRSSQPSPPAAPASDSPPTKQDVKKAGERHKLAKERREERAKYLAAKKAVWLEKEEKAKALREKQLQERRRRLEEQRLKAEQRRAALEERQRQKLEKNKERYEAAIQRSVKKTWAEIRQQRWSWAGALHHSSPGRGSRCSVSAVNLPKHVDSIINKRLSKSSATLWNSPSRNRSLQLSPWESSIVDRLMTPTLSFLARSRSAVTLPRNGRDQGRGRGPGRAPSRGGAGASHASGPRPDRSHPSAAVPLCPRSASASPLTPCSAPRSGHRCAPAGERGDRRKASAGGSPAPARLRPEASPVQKKEKKDKERENEKEKSALARERSLKKRQSLPASLRPRLSAGNAEHSPKSKARPSSPSTTWHRPASPCLSPGPGHALPPKPPSPRGTTASPKGRVRRKDEAKESPSVVGPEDKTQSKGKASDEREPAALASPAPSPVPSPTPAQPQKEQPTEIPAGGQGEKRPKETAVLTSPPAPAPPVTPSKPMAGTTDREEATRLLAEKRRQAREQREREEQERRLQAERDKRMREEQLAREAEARAEREAEARRREEQEAREKAQAEQEEQERLQKQKEEAEARSREEAERQRLEREKHFQREEQERQERRKRLEEIMKRTRKSEAAETKQKQDRKEATANNSSPGIDPAKAVEARPSELQKEELAPQEPQWSLPNKESPGSLVNGLQPLPAHQENGFSPKGPSGDKSLGRTPEALLPFAEAEAFLKKAVVQPPQVTEVL
- the MAP7D1 gene encoding MAP7 domain-containing protein 1 isoform X11 — its product is MESGSRSEPGTGAAPVMAARTPPEPRPSPEGDPSPPPPPPPMSTLVPDTPPDTPPAMKNTTSPKQLPLEPESPPEMVGPRPDPQQEESPSSEVKTRGPTPPATGPRDARPPRRSSQPSPPAAPASDSPPTKQDVKKAGERHKLAKERREERAKYLAAKKAVWLEKEEKAKALREKQLQERRRRLEEQRLKAEQRRAALEERQRQKLEKNKERYEAAIQRSVKKTWAEIRQQRWSWAGALHHSSPGRKTNRSLQLSPWESSIVDRLMTPTLSFLARSRSAVTLPRNGRDQAVPLCPRSASASPLTPCSAPRSGHRCAPAGERGDRRKASAGGSPAPARLRPEASPVQKKEKKDKERENEKEKSALARERSLKKRQSLPASLRPRLSAGNAEHSPKSKARPSSPSTTWHRPASPCLSPGPGHALPPKPPSPRGTTASPKGRVRRKDEAKESPSVVGPEDKTQSKGKASDEREPAALASPAPSPVPSPTPAQPQKEQPTEIPAGGQGEKRPKETAVLTSPPAPAPPVTPSKPMAGTTDREEATRLLAEKRRQAREQREREEQERRLQAERDKRMREEQLAREAEARAEREAEARRREEQEAREKAQAEQEEQERLQKQKEEAEARSREEAERQRLEREKHFQREEQERQERRKRLEEIMKRTRKSEAAETKQKQDRKEATANNSSPGIDPAKAVEARPSELQKEELAPQEPQWSLPNKESPGSLVNGLQPLPAHQENGFSPKGPSGDKSLGRTPEALLPFAEAEAFLKKAVVQPPQVTEVL
- the MAP7D1 gene encoding MAP7 domain-containing protein 1 isoform X2, encoding MESGSRSEPGTGAAPVMAARTPPEPRPSPEGDPSPPPPPPPMSTLVPDTPPDTPPAMKNTTSPKQLPLEPESPPEMVGPRPDPQQEESPSSEVKTRGPTPPATGPRDARPPRRSSQPSPPAAPASDSPPTKQDVKKAGERHKLAKERREERAKYLAAKKAVWLEKEEKAKALREKQLQERRRRLEEQRLKAEQRRAALEERQRQKLEKNKERYEAAIQRSVKKTWAEIRQQRWSWAGALHHSSPGRKTSGSRCSVSAVNLPKHVDSIINKRLSKSSATLWNSPSRNRSLQLSPWESSIVDRLMTPTLSFLARSRSAVTLPRNGRDQGRGRGPGRAPSRGGAGASHASGPRPDRSHPSAAVPLCPRSASASPLTPCSAPRSGHRCAPAGERGDRRKASAGGSPAPARLRPEASPVQKKEKKDKERENEKEKSALARERSLKKRQSLPASLRPRLSAGNAEHSPKSKARPSSPSTTWHRPASPCLSPGPGHALPPKPPSPRGTTASPKGRVRRKDEAKESPSVVGPEDKTQSKGKASDEREPAALASPAPSPVPSPTPAQPQKEQPTEIPAGGQGEKRPKETAVLTSPPAPAPPVTPSKPMAGTTDREEATRLLAEKRRQAREQREREEQERRLQAERDKRMREEQLAREAEARAEREAEARRREEQEAREKAQAEQEEQERLQKQKEEAEARSREEAERQRLEREKHFQREEQERQERRKRLEEIMKRTRKSEAAETKKQDRKEATANNSSPGIDPAKAVEARPSELQKEELAPQEPQWSLPNKESPGSLVNGLQPLPAHQENGFSPKGPSGDKSLGRTPEALLPFAEAEAFLKKAVVQPPQVTEVL
- the MAP7D1 gene encoding MAP7 domain-containing protein 1 isoform X1 gives rise to the protein MESGSRSEPGTGAAPVMAARTPPEPRPSPEGDPSPPPPPPPMSTLVPDTPPDTPPAMKNTTSPKQLPLEPESPPEMVGPRPDPQQEESPSSEVKTRGPTPPATGPRDARPPRRSSQPSPPAAPASDSPPTKQDVKKAGERHKLAKERREERAKYLAAKKAVWLEKEEKAKALREKQLQERRRRLEEQRLKAEQRRAALEERQRQKLEKNKERYEAAIQRSVKKTWAEIRQQRWSWAGALHHSSPGRKTSGSRCSVSAVNLPKHVDSIINKRLSKSSATLWNSPSRNRSLQLSPWESSIVDRLMTPTLSFLARSRSAVTLPRNGRDQGRGRGPGRAPSRGGAGASHASGPRPDRSHPSAAVPLCPRSASASPLTPCSAPRSGHRCAPAGERGDRRKASAGGSPAPARLRPEASPVQKKEKKDKERENEKEKSALARERSLKKRQSLPASLRPRLSAGNAEHSPKSKARPSSPSTTWHRPASPCLSPGPGHALPPKPPSPRGTTASPKGRVRRKDEAKESPSVVGPEDKTQSKGKASDEREPAALASPAPSPVPSPTPAQPQKEQPTEIPAGGQGEKRPKETAVLTSPPAPAPPVTPSKPMAGTTDREEATRLLAEKRRQAREQREREEQERRLQAERDKRMREEQLAREAEARAEREAEARRREEQEAREKAQAEQEEQERLQKQKEEAEARSREEAERQRLEREKHFQREEQERQERRKRLEEIMKRTRKSEAAETKQKQDRKEATANNSSPGIDPAKAVEARPSELQKEELAPQEPQWSLPNKESPGSLVNGLQPLPAHQENGFSPKGPSGDKSLGRTPEALLPFAEAEAFLKKAVVQPPQVTEVL
- the MAP7D1 gene encoding MAP7 domain-containing protein 1 isoform X10 is translated as MESGSRSEPGTGAAPVMAARTPPEPRPSPEGDPSPPPPPPPMSTLVPDTPPDTPPAMKNTTSPKQLPLEPESPPEMVGPRPDPQQEESPSSEVKTRGPTPPATGPRDARPPRRSSQPSPPAAPASDSPPTKQDVKKAGERHKLAKERREERAKYLAAKKAVWLEKEEKAKALREKQLQERRRRLEEQRLKAEQRRAALEERQRQKLEKNKERYEAAIQRSVKKTWAEIRQQRWSWAGALHHSSPGRKTNRSLQLSPWESSIVDRLMTPTLSFLARSRSAVTLPRNGRDQGRGRGPGRAPSRGGAGASHASGPRPDRSHPSAAVPLCPRSASASPLTPCSAPRSGHRCAPAGERGDRRKASAGGSPAPARLRPEASPVQKKEKKDKERENEKEKSALARERSLKKRQSLPASLRPRLSAGNAEHSPKSKARPSSPSTTWHRPASPCLSPGPGHALPPKPPSPRGTTASPKGRVRRKDEAKESPSVVGPEDKTQSKGKASDEREPAALASPAPSPVPSPTPAQPQKEQPTEIPAETAVLTSPPAPAPPVTPSKPMAGTTDREEATRLLAEKRRQAREQREREEQERRLQAERDKRMREEQLAREAEARAEREAEARRREEQEAREKAQAEQEEQERLQKQKEEAEARSREEAERQRLEREKHFQREEQERQERRKRLEEIMKRTRKSEAAETKKQDRKEATANNSSPGIDPAKAVEARPSELQKEELAPQEPQWSLPNKESPGSLVNGLQPLPAHQENGFSPKGPSGDKSLGRTPEALLPFAEAEAFLKKAVVQPPQVTEVL
- the MAP7D1 gene encoding MAP7 domain-containing protein 1 isoform X6, with amino-acid sequence MESGSRSEPGTGAAPVMAARTPPEPRPSPEGDPSPPPPPPPMSTLVPDTPPDTPPAMKNTTSPKQLPLEPESPPEMVGPRPDPQQEESPSSEVKTRGPTPPATGPRDARPPRRSSQPSPPAAPASDSPPTKQDVKKAGERHKLAKERREERAKYLAAKKAVWLEKEEKAKALREKQLQERRRRLEEQRLKAEQRRAALEERQRQKLEKNKERYEAAIQRSVKKTWAEIRQQRWSWAGALHHSSPGRKTSGSRCSVSAVNLPKHVDSIINKRLSKSSATLWNSPSRNRSLQLSPWESSIVDRLMTPTLSFLARSRSAVTLPRNGRDQAVPLCPRSASASPLTPCSAPRSGHRCAPAGERGDRRKASAGGSPAPARLRPEASPVQKKEKKDKERENEKEKSALARERSLKKRQSLPASLRPRLSAGNAEHSPKSKARPSSPSTTWHRPASPCLSPGPGHALPPKPPSPRGTTASPKGRVRRKDEAKESPSVVGPEDKTQSKGKASDEREPAALASPAPSPVPSPTPAQPQKEQPTEIPAGGQGEKRPKETAVLTSPPAPAPPVTPSKPMAGTTDREEATRLLAEKRRQAREQREREEQERRLQAERDKRMREEQLAREAEARAEREAEARRREEQEAREKAQAEQEEQERLQKQKEEAEARSREEAERQRLEREKHFQREEQERQERRKRLEEIMKRTRKSEAAETKQKQDRKEATANNSSPGIDPAKAVEARPSELQKEELAPQEPQWSLPNKESPGSLVNGLQPLPAHQENGFSPKGPSGDKSLGRTPEALLPFAEAEAFLKKAVVQPPQVTEVL